Genomic window (Flavobacteriales bacterium):
AAAGATGATAGCGAAGCACCGGGTCTGGTGATCAGTCGCATCGGCCTGCTGTCAACGCGCTCACCGAGGCTGGACCGAGCACTGCTTCAAGCAGTTCCGCAAAATGCTCCTACACCGACCTTTATTGGTCCTCGCCAAGCTTGGTGGTTGGCCGTAACGGTGGGTCAATACCGGGAAACGCGCAACTGGCAAGGCGGGGACGCACAATTGGTGACGGCCCTGCAAGGCACGGAAACACCCCACCGGACTACGAACTTCGGCGTGCTTGCCGGGTTGGAGGGGCGTAAAGGCTGGGGCATCGCCACGGGCATCGAATACGGTGCGGCCCGCTACGATTTCCAACATTTCGACCAGTTCCGTTCCACCCGGGATTCCTTGGTCACGCATGTGATCACCTTCAACACGCAAGTGTTGGACAGTTATGTGGATACGGTCACAACCTATACCGAAGTACGCCGGACAGTGGCCGCCGTGAACCGGTACACCTCGTTACGTGTGCCGTTGGAGGGTAGTTGGCACCGGGCTTGGCGCCGTTGGCACATAGGCCTTCGGGGCGGCGTGGCCGTGGAGTTCAACACCATGCGGTCCGGTGTCACTTTGATGAACAGCGATGGCGGTACGCGGAGCGTGGACGTTTCGTCGACGGAAAAGCAAAAGGCCACACTGGTGAGCGGCGGGCTTGCCGTGGATGTTGGATACGGGCTCACCGAGCGCTTGGGTCTTTGGGCCTCGCCCGGCTACGCCGTAGGGCTGTTTTCTTTGTCACCTACCGATGGCTCCCCGTACGCCGTGCCTGAACGCCTTGGTGTCCGCATCCGTCTCGCTTATACCCTTCGCCCCGGACGATGAGATCCCAACGACCTCGAACCACACGACCGCTCGCACTCCTGGTGTCAGTGGCATCCTTCGCCCTTCCCTCCGTGGCCCAGAATACATGTGACAGCCTGAACACGGTGACCTTCACCTACCAGAGCGCAGGGGCGTACAGTTACCTGTTCACGCCGGTCCCACCTGTCTCCGGGGCGAGCATCCTGTACACGGAATGGGGTTCGGTGGTCTCGCTTTCACGGATTTCAGCCTGGCGCCCCAGCCTCAATACACCTTTCCCGGACCGGGAGAATACTTGGTCTGCATGCGCGCCACTGTACCGGACGGCCCACAAACCTGCCAGTCAACTCACTGTGAACTGCTGATGGTCCCAGATGATCCGGCCTGTGCATACCTAGTCCCCGATTTTACCATCAGTTCCCAAAGCGGGGTCTTGTATTTCATAGACCAATCCACGCCCAGCACGCCGATCACGAGCTGGACATGGGATTTCGGGGATGGCACCGGTTCAACCGAAATGGCCCCCGCGCACAGCTATACTGGTGCGGGGCCCTATCAGGCCTGCCTCACCGTGGTCACCGATAGCTGTAGTTCCACAGCCTGCAATTGGATCTATATGGGACCGACCGGTGTTCCCTGCGACACCCTATTGCTTCCGGTCATCGGCGTGATCCAGTATGAACGGACCATCGCGGTGTTCGATCAAAGCGTCACCTCCGGCATGAACTCTTCCATCACCTGGGATTTCGGCGATGGCACTACGGCCAACGGCAGTCCGGCCATTCACACCTATGGCGATAATGGCTACTACCAAGTTTGCGGAGAGGTGGACCTGTGGGGTCCCTTGGCACTGGACACCTGCACGGCTTCGGCTTGTACCGACGTCTCCACTTTCATTGCCACCGGGGTCGGGCCGCACAGCGCTCCTGAGGTTCTGCGCGCTTATCCCGTCCCCTTCACCGATGCGCTCACTGTTGAGGGAGCTGATGCCAGCGCGCGCTGGGAGCTGGTGGATGTACTGGGCCGTACCCTGCTGAACGGGGTCACAGCAGCTACCGGGCCGTTCACCATTCACGGAGGAAAGTTCGCCGCAGGCAATTATCTGCTCCGGTTGATCACCTCCACACATGTGAAAGTGATCCATGTGGTCAAAAGCTCCGGCAGATGAATTTTATGGCGTAGGCGTCATGGGCAGCAGCATTGTGCGTCATAGGTCCACCGAACCATCATGCCCATGCGGATCTTGTACACCACTCTCCTGCTTGCCGTTCTCTCTGCAACCGCGCTTGCACAAAATCCCTGCGACGATCTGAACGCAGGCTTCCAGGTGACCGTGGATGGACCGGTGGCCATCTTCCACACCGGAAGCAACTCCAACCAGCACTACATCTGGTACTTCGGCGACGGCACTTCCGGTGAAGGACCGCAGCCCGTGCATACGTACTCCGCGCCCGGCACCTACACTGCCTGCCTCGCGGCATGGGCTTGGAACACGCAGACACAGGACACCTGCTGGGCTGACCATTGCGAGACGGTCGTCATCACCGGCCCCGATCCGTGCGATCAACTCCAAGCCTGCATCCTGCCCATCGACCAGGACAACGGCAACTTCCTGTTCGAAAATTGCTCCACAGCACCTACGGGAGCGGTGTTCGAGTGGACTTTCGGCGATGGGACGGGAACTGCTGGATATCATGTCGAGCACCACTACGATCAGCCGGGAACCTACACCGTATGCCTCTTGGCCACGTGGGGCAACTGTGCCGAGAACGCATGCATCACTGTAGTGGTGGAGAACAATGCAAGTCCTTGCGATCAGCTCAACGCAGGCTTCCAGGTGACCGTGGATGGACCGGTGGCCATCTTCCACACCGGAAGCAACTCCAACCAGCACTACATCTGGTACTTCGGCGACGGCACTTCCGGTGACGGACCACAACCCGTGCATACATATTCCGCTCCCGGTACCTACACCGCCTGCCTCGCAGTGTGGGCATGGGACCCGCAGACGCAGGACACCTGCTGGGCAGACCATTGCGAGACGGTCGTCATCACCGGCACCGATCCGTGCGATCAGCTCAACACCTGCTTCATACCCAACGACTTCGGCAACGGCACTTGGTTCTTCGACAACTGCACCAGCGGGCCCATCGGTACCCAGTACTCCTGGAGCTTCGGCGATGGGACGAACAACACGGTGACCCATGCAGAGCACCATTACGATCAGCCGGGCACCTATACGGTATGCCTCACCGCCTACTGGCAGAACTGCGTGGACAGCACCTGCACGACGATCACGGTACCCGATAGCAGCCCGTGCGACGAACTCACTGCCGGGTTCGAAGCGTCATCGGCCGGCCTTGGTGTGAATTTCGCAAATGATGCGATCGAGCTTTCGTGGACCTATTTGTGGCAATTCGGGGATGGGACCACCGGTTCCGGACCGAACCCTTACCACACGTACCCCGGCTCGGACAGCTACACGGTTTGCCTGCTTGTTTGGGTTTGGGACCCCCTAACACAGGACACCTGCTTCGCCGACCATTGCCAATTGATCACGGTGGTGAATGACGACCCCTGTGCGGACCTGGAAGCCTGCTTCGTCCCGAACGACTTCGGCAACGGCACTTGGTTCTTCGACAATTGCACCAGCGGGCCCATCGGTACCCAGTACTCATGGAGCTTCGGTGATGGAACGAACAACACGGTGACCAATGCAGAGCACCACTACGATCAGCCGGGCACTTATACGGTATGCCTCACCGCCTATTGGCAGAATTGTGTGGACAGCACCTGTACGACGATCACCGTGGGAACGACCGACCCTTGCCTTGGTCTGGTCGCGGAGTTCACCTCCACCACGACCCCGAACGGAACACACTTCTCCAACGGCACCACCGGCACCGGCTTTCAGACCTCCTTCTTCTGGGACTTCGGTGATGGGCAGTCCAGCAACGATGCGCAGCCTTTCCATACATACTCCTCGCCGGGCACTTATGAAGCGTGCCTCCAAGTCCTGAGCGTCTTCCAACTGGCGGGCGGTGTGGTCCATACCTGCTTGGACACCGTGTGCCATGTGGTAGTGATCGGCACCACCGACCCCTGCGCCGGTTTCGACGCGACCATGACCTGGGACGGTGGTGCAGGCAACACCGTGCTCTTCGCCGGGACCACCAACCTGCCCGCCGACGGCTACATGTGGTATTTCGGTGACGGTACCGAGGGATACGACCAAACGACCTCTCACACCTATTCGGCATCGGGTACTTATGAAGTGTGCTTCGCGGCCTATATCTGGAACAGCCAGACCCAGGACACGTGCTGGACCGAGGCGTGCCAAACGATCACCGTGGGTAGCGGAGGGCCATGTGATCAGCTCAATGCCTGCTTCGTGCCCAACGACTGGGGAAATGGCAACTTCTTCTTCGACAACTGCTCAGTCGGGCCTTCGGGTACAGTGTTTGAGTGGGACTTTGGCGATGGAACGACAAGTACCGTTACCAATGTCGAGCACCACTTTGACCAGCCCGGCTCATACACCGTGTGCATGTTGGCCACTTGGGAAAGCTGCACGGATAGCACCTGCTTCACCGTAGTGGTGGAAGGCGGTGCAAGCCCTTGCGACAGCCTTAACGCCGGCTTCCAGATGACCGTCGATGGACAGGTCGCCATCTTCCACACCGGCAGCAACAATGGACAGCACTACATCTGGCACTTCGGTGACGGTGCTTCCGGTGACGGACCACAACCCGTGCATACATATTCCGCACCGGGTACCTACACTGCTTGCCTCGCAGTGTGGGCATGGGACCCACAGACACAGGACACCTGCTGGGCCGACCATTGCGAGACGATCGTGATCCTTCCCCTGGGTATTGCGGAAGCTACTTCCACAGGCGGACTTATGGCCTGGCCACAGCCCTTTTCCAACGGCTTGAGCCTTTCCGGCAGCGACCTGCACGGCCCATACCAAGTCTCATTGGTCGATCCGACAGGACGAGTAGTGGACGACCGACGTGTCGTGGTCCAAGGAAGCATGTTGCTCGATTATGGTTTCGTTCCACCTGGACCCTATTTCCTTCGCGTTCGGGGTATCACCACGAACAGGGCGATCCGGGTGCTGAAGTATTGAGACCCGTTTAAAATGCAACGAGGGCCGCAGCATCTGCCGCGGCCCTCGCCGTCTGTTCGTTGTGGTCGGGACCTATGCCGCCTCTGCGATCTCGGCGGTCTTCTCCATGATCTGGAAGGAGTTCATGACCACTTCCGTGAAATACCGTTTTTGCCCCTCCTTGGTCTCGTAGGACCCGTGGACCAAACGGCCCTCCAGCGTGATGCGGGCACCCTTGCTCAACTGCTCTGTGGCCTGATCCGCCAGCTTGCCCCATGCCACCACGCTGTGCCATTGGGTGTCATCTTTGGTTTGTCCATCCCCGTAGGTGAAGCGTTCGTTGGTGGCCACACTGAAGCGCACCTTCTTCTTTCCTCCGTCAAACTCCCTGAGGTCCGGGTCTTTGCCTAGGTTGCCCATCAGTTGTACGCGGTTCTTGATCATCGTTTCCATGTTTTCGGTGTTTTTTAGGGTTTGTGTTCCGATCGGTTTGTTTGGCCGCTGCAAACATTCAGCGGCCTTCCGACAGCATTCGACCAGTATGCGTTTATAGGCGTTCATAACCGTTTGTTGGGCGGTTTTTTTGACCAAGACCACTTGCTTCGACAGGTGGATCCCGCCCTATCTTAGCCGCCCACGTACGAAAAAGCACATTGCTGTCATGAGCGATAAGAAACGGATCTTGGTCCCCACGGACTTCACCAAAGTGGCGGATTGCGCCATGAACCATGCATCGGCACTGGCTGAACTGATGGACGCAGAGGTCAATATCCTCCACATCGTATCCAAACAGACGGAATTGGAGGAGGCCCGCCTGAAAGTGGGCATGGAAGTGGAGCGGGCCAAGCGCTGGAGCGACCGCGTGAAGGTGAAGCCCCAATTGCGGGTCGGGTCGGTATACGAGGAGATCGGGAATACAGCCTCTGAGATCGGTGCGGAACTGATCATCATGGGCACCCATGGGATGCGCGGCATGCAGTTCATCACGGGCAGCCGGGCCTTGCGGGTGATCACCAACGGCAATGTACCGTTCATCGTTGTGCAGGACCGCAACATCCGGGAGAACGGGTACAGCGATATCGTGGTCCCGATGGACTTACAGCGGGAAACGCGCCAAAAGGTGGCACTGGTGGCGGATATGGCAAGCTATTTCGACAGCAAGGTGCATGTGATCACCCCTCGGGAATCCGACGAATTCCTGCATAAGCAGCTGGAGAACAACATCCGGTTCGCCAAACAGTACTTCGGGGAGCGCCGGGTGGAGCTGGATGCCACGATCGCCGATGTGGACAGCGGCAGCTTCGTGGACGCCGTGGTGAACCATGCACGCAAAGTGGACGCGGACCTGATCGCCATAATGAACTTGGCAAAGGGCAACATCTTCGGCGTGTTGGGCGTGCCTTATGAGCAGGAGATCATCACCAACGAGGCGATGATCCCGGTGATGCTGATGAACCCGCGCGAATCCGCGGGCGGTGGTGGCTGGAGCTTCCAGTGATCCCATCGGGCAAGTCCATCACCTCATCGCGAGGTCGGTGCGAACCGAACAAAGATGCGATGCTGATCAGCGGTTACGAGGTAGCTCCTTGTAGCCGGACCCTTCGGTCGAGGCGCATTCGGTGTGCTATACCCGCATCCCCATGACCAAGATGTCGTCCACCTGTTCCTGAGTCCCCTTCCAATCATTGAACGCCTCGATCAGCAGGGCTTTCCTGCGTTCGGGCGTTTCGGGCGTGATCCGTACCAGCAGGTCACGGAATTGGCGATAGAAGAATTTCTTCCCCCTGGGCCCTCCGAACTGATCGGCATAGCCGTCCGAAAACACATAGGCGGCATCGCCTTTTTGCAACTGCACAGTGTGTCCAGTGAACACCTTGTCCTCCAAGGCGAACCCGCCGATCGGCATCTTGTTCGGTGCGAATTGCAGCACCTCTTTGCCCCGCACCACATAGAGCGGACAATTGGCCCCGGCGAACTCCAGCACTAATTCCTCCGGGTGGAACGTGCATAAGGCCATATCCATGCCGTCGCGGACATATTGGTCCCGGTCCTTGTGGAGGGTTTCATAGGCGATCCGGTTCAGCTGGTCCAGCACTTCGCTCGGCTTGGTGAGACCCCTCTCCTTCACCACCTGGTTCAGGCCGTTGTGACCCACAAGGCTCATGAACGCGCCGGGTACGCCGTGCCCGGTGCAATCCACAGCGGCAAAGACCGTCTTTCCATCAATGGGTTCCACCCAATAGAAGTCACCGCTCACAATATCCTTTGGCCTGTATAACACGAAACTCTCTGGCAGGAGTTCGCGGATGCGCTGGTCCAAAGGCAGGATCGACTCCTGTAACCGTTTCGCGTAACGGATGCTGTCCGTGACATTCTTATACAGCTCCACGACTTTCTTGCTCTGGCGCTCCACCTCGTCCTTCTGCCGCACCATTTCCTCGGTGCGCTCCCTCACTTTCTCCTCCAGGATGCGCTCCCTTTCACCGAGTTCCTTGCGCATCATCAACAAGGCATGGCCCAGCACATCCTCGTTGCTCAGGGGCTGGTATTCAGCCTTGAAGTCCCCCGCCGCCAAGGCGTGGGAGAAATCCGTGGTCCGCTTCAACCCCTCCACCAGGCCGGTCAATGCACGGGACATGTCGCCGATCTCGTCATTGCGCGGGACGATCCTGGCCCGCGGGAACACGCCACGGCCCAGCTGAAGTAGGATGCCCCGAAGGCGGTGGACGGGCCTGACGATGCCACGGACCAGAAGGAAGGCCAGGATGGAACCGATCACAACCAAAGCGGAACCCAAATAGAGCACGAAAAATTTCAATGAATTGAAGCTGCGGATCATGCCGTCCCGCAATGCCTCCCGCTTTCGGCCTTGCTCATTGAGAAGTACGTCCAGGTCTTCCAGCACCTTATCTGTTTGCGTGTCGAGGGTGCCGCCTTCCTCCGCCAGGTCCCGGGCATTGAAGTAAGCCACAGGATCCTTGTAACTCTCGAAGGTGGGGAGCATGCGCTTCACGCTGTCATGCATGGCGAAGAGCACGCTCATGTCCTGGAAGGCCCGGCTCATGGACGCCACCTCATCTTTGTCCCATGCGGACTGTAGCGTATCGATACGGTCGATGAGCGCCGGGAGGTCGTGCTCCGTCAATTGCAGCAGCGCGGTCTTTTCCGGGGCGTCGGGGATGCTCTCCACCAAGGCCCAGTGCTTAATGAGGGTCCGCGCGTTGACCACTAAGTTCCGCAGGCGCACCAAGGCGTCCACCGAGGGGCCATAAACATTGTTGATCTGGGTGTTGATCGAACGGCTGTTCTCGATCGTGCGGTTGGTGAGCAGCACCACCACCAACGCAAAAAAGATGAATAGGCCGAAGCTGATCCCGATCCGGCGCCCTATGGTCATCCGTATCCGCATGGTCAAGGGTCACTGGCCTTTCTCCTTTCGCTCGTCGTGTTCGAGCTCCTCGTACAGATGACGATAGTGCCTGCTCTGCTCATCGTCCTGAAGGCTGTAGTGGATCCCCTCAAGTCCCAGAATGGTCTCCTTCCGGTCCGGCCTCATCCGGTGTGCCTTGAGCATATAGGGCAGGGCCAAGGTGAAGAACTCCCGGCTCACCTCCTGGATCTGCTGGATGCTCGGTATGTCATTGTCCGCCGTGATCAGCTGGATATTGTACACGCCGCGGTTGTAGTACAGCGTGGCCAAGTTGTAGTTGGCACCGTAGTTTGAACTGTCCAAGGCCAGGACCCGCTTATAGGTATCCACGGCCTGGTCATACCGCTCCTGCCGCTTCCGGTCCTGGGCATATAGTTTCACATACACGGTCCCCAAGGCGTTCCCGAACTCGATGTCCCGTTCAGTGATCACGGTGTCCGGCGCCATGCGTCGCAAGGCCTCCCCGTACTTGTCGTAGAGCCCGATGGCCCGTGCGGGGTCTTGATCGTTCAGTGCGTGGGCGGCATCATTGTACATGGTCTTCGCCAAATAGTAATAGGCCGGCACACTGCTCTCGGTATATTGCTTTGTGCTGTCAGTAACGACCGCCGTGTACAAGCTGGCCAACGCTTCATCCCGCAACACATCGGCCTCCTCGCCTTTCGCGTCCTTGCACAGGTCCTTATATATGAAACCCCGTAATACCCAGAGCTCTGGCGAACGCGCCAAGACCTGGTCCGCCACAGCCTCATCCACCAACGTGCGGGCACCCTTCAGGTCACCGTCCCGGTACTTTTGGTTCGCCTTGCCAAGCAGGTCAC
Coding sequences:
- a CDS encoding PKD domain-containing protein → MYFIDQSTPSTPITSWTWDFGDGTGSTEMAPAHSYTGAGPYQACLTVVTDSCSSTACNWIYMGPTGVPCDTLLLPVIGVIQYERTIAVFDQSVTSGMNSSITWDFGDGTTANGSPAIHTYGDNGYYQVCGEVDLWGPLALDTCTASACTDVSTFIATGVGPHSAPEVLRAYPVPFTDALTVEGADASARWELVDVLGRTLLNGVTAATGPFTIHGGKFAAGNYLLRLITSTHVKVIHVVKSSGR
- a CDS encoding PKD domain-containing protein yields the protein MRILYTTLLLAVLSATALAQNPCDDLNAGFQVTVDGPVAIFHTGSNSNQHYIWYFGDGTSGEGPQPVHTYSAPGTYTACLAAWAWNTQTQDTCWADHCETVVITGPDPCDQLQACILPIDQDNGNFLFENCSTAPTGAVFEWTFGDGTGTAGYHVEHHYDQPGTYTVCLLATWGNCAENACITVVVENNASPCDQLNAGFQVTVDGPVAIFHTGSNSNQHYIWYFGDGTSGDGPQPVHTYSAPGTYTACLAVWAWDPQTQDTCWADHCETVVITGTDPCDQLNTCFIPNDFGNGTWFFDNCTSGPIGTQYSWSFGDGTNNTVTHAEHHYDQPGTYTVCLTAYWQNCVDSTCTTITVPDSSPCDELTAGFEASSAGLGVNFANDAIELSWTYLWQFGDGTTGSGPNPYHTYPGSDSYTVCLLVWVWDPLTQDTCFADHCQLITVVNDDPCADLEACFVPNDFGNGTWFFDNCTSGPIGTQYSWSFGDGTNNTVTNAEHHYDQPGTYTVCLTAYWQNCVDSTCTTITVGTTDPCLGLVAEFTSTTTPNGTHFSNGTTGTGFQTSFFWDFGDGQSSNDAQPFHTYSSPGTYEACLQVLSVFQLAGGVVHTCLDTVCHVVVIGTTDPCAGFDATMTWDGGAGNTVLFAGTTNLPADGYMWYFGDGTEGYDQTTSHTYSASGTYEVCFAAYIWNSQTQDTCWTEACQTITVGSGGPCDQLNACFVPNDWGNGNFFFDNCSVGPSGTVFEWDFGDGTTSTVTNVEHHFDQPGSYTVCMLATWESCTDSTCFTVVVEGGASPCDSLNAGFQMTVDGQVAIFHTGSNNGQHYIWHFGDGASGDGPQPVHTYSAPGTYTACLAVWAWDPQTQDTCWADHCETIVILPLGIAEATSTGGLMAWPQPFSNGLSLSGSDLHGPYQVSLVDPTGRVVDDRRVVVQGSMLLDYGFVPPGPYFLRVRGITTNRAIRVLKY
- the ssb gene encoding single-stranded DNA-binding protein — encoded protein: METMIKNRVQLMGNLGKDPDLREFDGGKKKVRFSVATNERFTYGDGQTKDDTQWHSVVAWGKLADQATEQLSKGARITLEGRLVHGSYETKEGQKRYFTEVVMNSFQIMEKTAEIAEAA
- a CDS encoding universal stress protein; this translates as MSDKKRILVPTDFTKVADCAMNHASALAELMDAEVNILHIVSKQTELEEARLKVGMEVERAKRWSDRVKVKPQLRVGSVYEEIGNTASEIGAELIIMGTHGMRGMQFITGSRALRVITNGNVPFIVVQDRNIRENGYSDIVVPMDLQRETRQKVALVADMASYFDSKVHVITPRESDEFLHKQLENNIRFAKQYFGERRVELDATIADVDSGSFVDAVVNHARKVDADLIAIMNLAKGNIFGVLGVPYEQEIITNEAMIPVMLMNPRESAGGGGWSFQ
- a CDS encoding SpoIIE family protein phosphatase, whose product is MRIRMTIGRRIGISFGLFIFFALVVVLLTNRTIENSRSINTQINNVYGPSVDALVRLRNLVVNARTLIKHWALVESIPDAPEKTALLQLTEHDLPALIDRIDTLQSAWDKDEVASMSRAFQDMSVLFAMHDSVKRMLPTFESYKDPVAYFNARDLAEEGGTLDTQTDKVLEDLDVLLNEQGRKREALRDGMIRSFNSLKFFVLYLGSALVVIGSILAFLLVRGIVRPVHRLRGILLQLGRGVFPRARIVPRNDEIGDMSRALTGLVEGLKRTTDFSHALAAGDFKAEYQPLSNEDVLGHALLMMRKELGERERILEEKVRERTEEMVRQKDEVERQSKKVVELYKNVTDSIRYAKRLQESILPLDQRIRELLPESFVLYRPKDIVSGDFYWVEPIDGKTVFAAVDCTGHGVPGAFMSLVGHNGLNQVVKERGLTKPSEVLDQLNRIAYETLHKDRDQYVRDGMDMALCTFHPEELVLEFAGANCPLYVVRGKEVLQFAPNKMPIGGFALEDKVFTGHTVQLQKGDAAYVFSDGYADQFGGPRGKKFFYRQFRDLLVRITPETPERRKALLIEAFNDWKGTQEQVDDILVMGMRV
- a CDS encoding tetratricopeptide repeat protein — its product is MKRALTILLCTLVLTALAVAQGDLLGKANQKYRDGDLKGARTLVDEAVADQVLARSPELWVLRGFIYKDLCKDAKGEEADVLRDEALASLYTAVVTDSTKQYTESSVPAYYYLAKTMYNDAAHALNDQDPARAIGLYDKYGEALRRMAPDTVITERDIEFGNALGTVYVKLYAQDRKRQERYDQAVDTYKRVLALDSSNYGANYNLATLYYNRGVYNIQLITADNDIPSIQQIQEVSREFFTLALPYMLKAHRMRPDRKETILGLEGIHYSLQDDEQSRHYRHLYEELEHDERKEKGQ